From a region of the Burkholderia glumae LMG 2196 = ATCC 33617 genome:
- a CDS encoding YadA-like family protein, with product MKRMKRPEKAGVSIAIAVAITAYAGQCYAQATGKDAIANGTGATAPGDNSIAVGTNADSIGARAAALGDGATATGDDSIALGTSASSQLNAVAIGNTSNAASNAVAVGPTATAAATNSVAIGNAAQASVDPNNGGSVSDIAIGNGASAVALGSSAGGAVAMGRQASASAANSLALGSGAAASSTNAVAIGTNSAASENNAIAMGLNAHATAANGVAIGNSAVATNSADVSVGSGAATTTTTPTSSINIAGQSYPVAGSKPVAAFSIGSTRYPRQLQNVAAGAVSATSLDAVNGSELYQATQAIGTLSTSTAQAVTSLSTGVATNAADISSLSTSVSTGQTSTNSNVSALQTGLATGTIGVVQQAGGASTGTITVGAGTGGTAVDVTGTAGARQIQGVAAGTSATDAVNLQQLQGAEAQTAAVGASTVAYDDASHTHVTLGTAGTPATLTNLADGALSASSTDAVNGRQLNAAKQDISANTNAIGALSTSTQTSISTLSTGLTTNTSAIASLSTSTGQSVSTLTSGLASTNSNVSALQTGLSTGTIGVVQQAGGASTGTITVGAGTGGTAVNVTGTAGARQIRGVAAGTSATDAVNLQQLQGAEAQTTAVGASTVAYDDASHTHVTLGTAGTPATLTNLADGALSASSTDAVNGRQLNAAKQDISANTNAIGALSTSTQTSISTLSTGLTTNTSAIASLSTSTGQSVSTLTSGLASTNSNVSALQTGLSTGTIGVVQQAGGASTGTITVGAGTGGTAVNVTGTAGARQIQGVAAGTSATDAVNLQQLQGAEAQTTAVGASTVAYDDASHTHVTLGTAGTPATLTNLADGALSTSSTDAVNGRQLNAAKQDISANTNAIGALSTSTQTSISTLSTGLTTNTSAIASLSTGTSQSVSALTTGLASTNSNVSALQTGLSTGTIGVVQQAGGASTSTITVGAGTGGTAVDVTGLAGARQIKGVAAGTSATDAVNLQQVQSMTSAMGSAAGAVGYVDASHSRVVLGAVGTPVTVTNVADGALSSGSTDAVSGRQLYAANQAIAANATAIGNLSTATAATLSSLTNSTAQSLNSLSTDVSSNQTTLSALQAGLAAGTVGLVRQASGLATGTIAIGAGTGGPAINVAGTAGARQLKGVAAGTGATDAVNLQQLDDALSAGGPAGAGSIGYDDASRTRVTFGGAGTPVSLTNIADAALSPASTDAVTGRQLFATNQSVSALAGQLAAGTVGLVQQVGGTTAALAIGAGTAGSSIDVAGTAGPRRITGVAAGVDVTDAANVGQLQQLAGAVGTLASGALAYDGPTKLSVTLGGLGAGTAVTIHNLAAGALSAGSLDAVNGGQLFATNQILAANTAAITSLSSQLGAILPSSFSQTNAIAAPASLKYAAFNSAGAGAVATGTDAVAIGATAVASGERAVSLGAGAASAGTGSVALGDSASAKGANSVALGAGSVADQDNAVSIGNAATGMTRILSNVSPGVAPTDAVNVQQLNDSVTGLANQIEHDRRDANGGIAAAVAMASLPQAPAPGKTMVAIGGGTYAGQSAMAVGVSTYAGRWVLKASGSTNSRGTVAAGFGAGYTW from the coding sequence ATGAAAAGGATGAAGCGACCCGAAAAAGCCGGGGTGTCGATCGCGATCGCCGTGGCGATCACGGCGTACGCCGGCCAGTGCTATGCGCAGGCAACGGGTAAGGATGCGATCGCGAACGGAACGGGTGCCACCGCGCCGGGCGATAACTCGATCGCCGTCGGTACCAACGCGGACTCGATCGGGGCACGCGCTGCCGCATTGGGCGACGGTGCGACGGCGACAGGCGATGACTCGATCGCGCTGGGTACATCGGCGAGTTCTCAGCTCAACGCCGTGGCGATCGGCAACACGTCGAATGCGGCGTCGAACGCCGTGGCCGTCGGTCCCACGGCCACGGCTGCGGCAACGAACTCGGTAGCGATCGGTAACGCGGCTCAAGCCAGCGTCGATCCCAACAATGGCGGCAGCGTGAGCGATATCGCGATCGGCAACGGCGCGTCGGCCGTGGCCCTTGGGTCGTCTGCAGGCGGTGCCGTGGCCATGGGACGTCAAGCGTCCGCTTCCGCCGCTAACTCGCTCGCCCTCGGCTCCGGCGCTGCGGCCTCGAGCACGAACGCCGTCGCCATCGGAACCAACTCGGCAGCGTCGGAAAACAACGCGATCGCCATGGGTCTCAACGCGCACGCCACGGCCGCCAACGGCGTGGCGATCGGCAATTCCGCGGTGGCGACCAATTCAGCCGATGTCTCGGTTGGCAGCGGTGCGGCCACCACTACCACGACGCCCACCAGTTCGATCAATATCGCGGGGCAATCGTACCCGGTTGCCGGCTCAAAGCCTGTCGCGGCTTTCAGTATCGGGAGTACGCGCTATCCGCGGCAGCTTCAGAACGTGGCCGCCGGCGCGGTTTCCGCGACAAGTTTAGATGCGGTGAATGGCTCGGAGCTATACCAGGCCACGCAGGCGATCGGTACGTTGTCGACATCGACGGCGCAGGCCGTCACGTCGCTTTCGACCGGTGTGGCCACCAACGCGGCGGATATCTCGAGCCTCTCCACTTCGGTGTCTACGGGCCAGACATCGACCAATTCGAACGTCAGCGCGCTCCAGACGGGCCTGGCGACCGGGACGATCGGCGTCGTGCAGCAAGCCGGTGGCGCCAGCACCGGCACGATCACGGTCGGCGCGGGCACGGGCGGCACCGCGGTCGACGTCACCGGTACGGCGGGCGCCCGACAGATCCAGGGTGTGGCCGCTGGCACCAGCGCCACCGATGCGGTCAACCTGCAGCAGCTGCAGGGCGCGGAAGCTCAGACGGCGGCCGTTGGCGCGAGCACGGTGGCCTACGACGACGCCTCGCACACCCATGTGACGCTGGGCACGGCCGGAACGCCAGCCACGCTGACCAACCTCGCCGATGGCGCGCTGAGCGCGAGCAGCACCGATGCGGTCAACGGCCGTCAGCTCAACGCCGCAAAGCAAGACATCAGCGCGAACACCAATGCGATCGGGGCGCTCTCCACCTCGACGCAGACCAGCATCAGCACGCTGTCGACGGGATTGACGACGAACACGTCGGCGATCGCCAGCCTGAGCACCAGCACAGGCCAATCGGTCAGCACACTCACGAGTGGCCTGGCGTCGACCAATTCGAACGTCAGCGCGCTCCAGACAGGCCTGTCGACCGGGACGATCGGCGTGGTGCAGCAAGCTGGTGGCGCCAGCACCGGCACGATCACGGTCGGCGCGGGCACGGGCGGCACCGCGGTCAACGTCACCGGTACGGCGGGCGCCCGCCAGATCCGGGGCGTGGCCGCCGGCACCAGCGCCACCGATGCGGTCAACCTGCAGCAGCTTCAGGGCGCGGAAGCTCAGACGACGGCCGTTGGCGCGAGCACGGTGGCCTACGACGACGCCTCGCACACCCACGTGACGCTGGGCACGGCCGGAACGCCGGCCACGCTGACCAACCTCGCCGATGGCGCGCTGAGCGCGAGCAGCACCGATGCGGTCAACGGCCGTCAGCTCAATGCCGCAAAGCAGGACATCAGCGCGAACACCAATGCGATCGGGGCGCTCTCCACCTCGACGCAGACCAGCATCAGCACGCTGTCGACGGGATTGACGACGAACACGTCGGCGATCGCCAGCCTGAGCACCAGCACAGGCCAATCGGTCAGCACACTCACGAGTGGCCTGGCGTCGACCAATTCGAACGTCAGCGCGCTCCAGACAGGCCTGTCGACCGGGACGATCGGCGTGGTGCAGCAAGCTGGTGGCGCCAGCACCGGCACGATCACGGTCGGCGCGGGCACGGGCGGCACCGCGGTCAACGTCACCGGTACGGCGGGCGCCCGCCAGATCCAGGGCGTGGCCGCCGGCACCAGCGCCACCGATGCGGTCAACCTGCAGCAGCTTCAGGGCGCGGAAGCTCAGACGACGGCCGTTGGCGCGAGCACGGTGGCCTACGACGACGCCTCGCACACCCACGTGACGCTGGGCACGGCCGGAACGCCGGCCACGCTGACCAACCTCGCCGATGGTGCGCTGAGCACAAGCAGCACCGATGCGGTCAACGGCCGTCAGCTCAACGCCGCAAAGCAAGACATCAGCGCGAACACCAATGCGATCGGGGCGCTCTCCACCTCGACGCAGACCAGCATCAGCACGCTGTCGACGGGATTGACGACGAACACGTCGGCAATCGCCAGCCTGAGCACCGGCACCAGCCAATCGGTCTCCGCGCTCACCACCGGTCTGGCGTCGACCAATTCGAACGTCAGCGCGCTCCAGACAGGCCTGTCGACCGGGACGATCGGCGTCGTGCAGCAAGCCGGTGGCGCCAGCACCAGCACGATCACGGTCGGCGCAGGCACGGGCGGCACCGCGGTCGACGTCACCGGCCTGGCCGGCGCCCGGCAGATCAAGGGCGTGGCCGCCGGCACCAGCGCCACCGATGCGGTCAACCTGCAGCAGGTGCAGAGCATGACCAGCGCGATGGGCTCGGCCGCCGGCGCGGTGGGCTATGTCGACGCATCGCATTCCCGCGTCGTGCTCGGTGCGGTAGGCACACCTGTCACCGTGACCAACGTCGCGGATGGCGCGTTGTCGTCCGGCAGTACCGACGCCGTCTCCGGACGCCAGCTGTATGCCGCCAATCAGGCGATCGCGGCGAATGCCACCGCGATTGGCAATCTTTCGACCGCCACTGCCGCGACGCTGTCGTCGCTCACGAACTCGACTGCCCAGTCTCTCAATTCCCTGAGCACCGACGTCTCGAGCAACCAGACCACGCTCTCCGCGTTGCAGGCCGGGCTGGCCGCAGGCACCGTCGGTCTCGTTCGGCAAGCGAGCGGCCTTGCCACCGGAACGATCGCGATTGGCGCCGGCACCGGCGGCCCCGCCATCAATGTCGCGGGCACCGCCGGCGCGCGGCAACTGAAGGGCGTAGCCGCCGGCACTGGCGCCACCGACGCCGTCAACCTCCAGCAGCTTGACGACGCCCTCAGCGCGGGCGGTCCGGCCGGCGCCGGCTCCATCGGCTACGACGACGCATCGCGCACGCGCGTGACCTTCGGCGGCGCCGGCACGCCGGTCTCGCTCACCAACATCGCCGACGCCGCGCTCTCCCCCGCCAGCACCGACGCCGTCACCGGCCGCCAGCTCTTCGCGACCAACCAGAGCGTCTCGGCGCTGGCCGGCCAGCTTGCGGCCGGCACGGTCGGCCTCGTGCAACAGGTCGGCGGCACCACGGCCGCCCTCGCTATCGGCGCCGGCACCGCCGGCTCGAGCATCGACGTGGCCGGCACGGCCGGTCCGAGGCGAATCACAGGGGTGGCCGCCGGCGTCGACGTTACCGACGCGGCCAATGTCGGTCAGCTGCAGCAGCTCGCCGGCGCGGTCGGCACCCTCGCCTCGGGCGCGTTGGCCTACGACGGCCCGACCAAGCTCAGCGTGACGCTTGGCGGCCTCGGCGCCGGCACCGCCGTGACCATCCACAACCTGGCCGCTGGCGCGCTGTCGGCCGGCAGCCTCGATGCGGTCAACGGAGGCCAGCTGTTCGCCACCAACCAGATCCTCGCGGCCAACACCGCGGCCATCACCTCGCTTTCGTCCCAGCTCGGCGCCATCCTGCCGTCCAGCTTCAGCCAGACCAACGCGATCGCGGCTCCCGCCAGCCTCAAGTACGCCGCCTTCAACAGCGCTGGCGCGGGCGCCGTCGCAACCGGCACGGATGCCGTGGCGATCGGTGCCACCGCGGTCGCTTCCGGCGAGCGAGCCGTTTCTCTCGGCGCGGGCGCCGCGAGCGCGGGCACCGGATCGGTCGCCCTGGGCGACAGCGCGAGCGCCAAGGGCGCGAACTCCGTGGCGCTCGGCGCCGGGTCCGTCGCGGACCAGGACAACGCGGTGTCGATCGGCAACGCCGCGACCGGCATGACCCGCATCCTCAGCAACGTCTCGCCGGGCGTCGCGCCCACCGATGCCGTCAACGTTCAGCAGCTCAACGACTCGGTGACGGGCCTGGCCAACCAGATCGAGCACGACCGGCGCGACGCCAACGGCGGCATCGCGGCGGCCGTGGCGATGGCGAGCCTCCCGCAAGCGCCCGCCCCGGGCAAGACCATGGTCGCGATCGGCGGCGGCACCTATGCCGGCCAGTCGGCCATGGCCGTGGGCGTCTCGACCTACGCGGGCCGGTGGGTCCTCAAGGCAAGCGGCTCGACGAACTCGCGCGGCACCGTCGCGGCCGGCTTCGGCGCCGGCTACACCTGGTAA
- a CDS encoding protein-disulfide reductase DsbD N-terminal domain-containing protein, with amino-acid sequence MIVATALVFAGSALADAPGFLPPDQAFRVRMTEVPGAVILHFAIADGYRLYGDRFQVTSDDPLARLGAIQRGPGPMVPDAIAGHPVEVFEYAVTLRVPVNASEMFELTVTYQGCAAGQICYPPMHRTFPVIAAALFGGATDTSGAPR; translated from the coding sequence ATGATCGTCGCGACCGCGCTCGTCTTTGCCGGCTCGGCCCTTGCCGACGCGCCCGGATTTCTGCCCCCCGACCAGGCGTTTCGTGTGCGCATGACCGAGGTGCCTGGCGCGGTCATTCTCCATTTCGCGATCGCCGACGGCTACCGCCTCTACGGGGATCGATTCCAGGTCACGAGCGACGACCCACTGGCCCGGCTCGGCGCGATCCAGCGCGGACCCGGCCCCATGGTGCCGGACGCGATCGCGGGCCACCCTGTCGAGGTCTTCGAGTACGCCGTGACGCTGCGTGTGCCCGTGAATGCCAGCGAGATGTTTGAACTGACCGTCACGTACCAAGGGTGCGCTGCCGGCCAGATTTGTTACCCGCCGATGCATCGGACGTTTCCGGTGATCGCCGCGGCGCTGTTCGGTGGTGCCACTGACACGTCCGGAGCACCCCGATGA
- the bamE gene encoding outer membrane protein assembly factor BamE domain-containing protein, protein MTFAKQTLLITTISAAVLLAGCATTGNERLEAASQASVQAQIQQGKTTKQEVQDAFGSPNKTTFTDSGLEIWTYELAHATPHAINFVPIVGAFAHGADVRKKTLTVLFDDNGTVKKYTFAETTDVAKGGIGQ, encoded by the coding sequence ATGACATTCGCCAAGCAAACCCTTCTGATCACGACCATCAGTGCTGCCGTGCTGCTCGCCGGCTGTGCCACCACCGGAAACGAGCGGCTCGAAGCCGCCTCGCAGGCGAGCGTGCAGGCGCAGATCCAGCAGGGCAAGACCACGAAACAGGAGGTGCAGGACGCGTTCGGCTCGCCGAACAAGACCACTTTCACGGATTCGGGGCTTGAGATCTGGACCTACGAGCTGGCACACGCGACGCCGCACGCCATCAACTTCGTGCCGATCGTGGGCGCCTTCGCGCATGGCGCGGACGTGCGCAAGAAGACCCTCACGGTGCTCTTCGACGACAACGGCACGGTCAAGAAATACACGTTCGCCGAGACCACCGACGTGGCCAAGGGAGGCATCGGCCAATAA
- a CDS encoding zeta toxin family protein, protein MDTIPDLVLQRAYARVEREALDASREQAAPRAVLLGGQPGTGKTALARQAVAEFAGRGGAVLIDADRMRENLPQYSQLLRDDPQHAAGLTDATAGAWAGRLTDAASREGRHLVVDGTMRHPESVRNLARRLADRGYVVEVRGIAMPKEVSLARAELQTEREIAATGVGRFVNPAQHDQAYAGMVETIALLEREKAVHRIQILDPRHREVYRNELRQGEWQLAPAAAETVRAERERPLSREGAGEVVQMLGDVMALRIARGAPAQDVREVGLRRELAVEARHALQPDGEWLGLAQGQPAAAPKRSGAKRDIGERAPASLNLRATLLSMTREVPNLGGTFPDPVAREIASSPSLAALEARLQAHGIGRLEPLGAGASSVVLAADDGKQVVRLGVGELAARPRIPEVLQPTQSGTEGALRYEILPRADTRSVTPLHVEQIAAILQNHGYQWRDQGVDNLGVVDGRVVVTDPGGVEPLRAARELSAAAGHESQSANQALLAKMRQSPTLGTTDAARAEPDVSVARAPRRPDVDHARDRERGEAFDTLGRDQALARFPELDAAYHQLAERTALSTEPSAELARADLSAQIRRGDLPRDVVPDELSRHAIGLAGARENLILREAGELERPYRGEVIAQSSNHALLKIGQTIGVVYPRERLSRDLEVGERVAIQYSADSALHQVKAPDQHVEHVGHAHEQQHSIER, encoded by the coding sequence ATGGACACCATCCCCGATCTCGTCCTCCAAAGGGCGTACGCGCGCGTCGAGCGCGAAGCGTTGGACGCGAGCCGCGAGCAGGCCGCCCCGCGCGCGGTTCTGCTCGGCGGTCAGCCCGGCACCGGCAAGACGGCGCTCGCGCGCCAGGCGGTCGCCGAATTCGCTGGTCGCGGCGGCGCCGTGCTGATCGACGCTGACCGCATGCGCGAGAACCTGCCCCAGTACAGCCAGCTGCTGCGCGACGATCCGCAGCATGCGGCCGGCCTGACCGATGCGACGGCCGGCGCATGGGCGGGCCGGCTGACCGATGCGGCCTCGCGTGAAGGGCGGCATCTCGTCGTCGACGGCACCATGCGCCATCCCGAGAGCGTCCGCAATCTCGCACGGCGGCTCGCCGATCGCGGCTACGTGGTCGAGGTGCGCGGGATAGCGATGCCGAAGGAAGTATCGCTGGCAAGAGCCGAGCTGCAGACCGAGCGGGAAATTGCCGCGACGGGTGTGGGCCGCTTCGTGAACCCGGCTCAACACGACCAGGCGTATGCGGGCATGGTCGAGACGATCGCGCTGCTCGAGCGCGAGAAGGCGGTCCACCGCATCCAGATCCTCGACCCTCGGCATCGCGAGGTCTACCGCAACGAGCTTAGACAGGGTGAGTGGCAGCTCGCACCGGCGGCCGCCGAGACAGTGCGGGCCGAGCGCGAGCGCCCGCTGTCGCGTGAGGGCGCCGGCGAGGTCGTCCAGATGCTCGGCGACGTCATGGCGCTGCGTATCGCGCGGGGCGCCCCGGCGCAGGACGTGCGTGAGGTCGGGTTGCGGCGGGAACTGGCCGTCGAAGCCCGGCATGCGCTGCAGCCGGACGGCGAGTGGCTCGGCCTCGCGCAAGGCCAGCCGGCCGCCGCGCCGAAGCGGTCGGGCGCGAAGCGGGACATCGGCGAGCGCGCGCCGGCGTCGTTGAATCTGCGCGCCACGCTACTGTCGATGACGCGTGAGGTGCCCAATCTCGGCGGCACGTTCCCCGACCCCGTTGCGCGCGAGATCGCGTCATCTCCATCTCTTGCGGCACTCGAGGCGCGGCTGCAGGCACATGGTATCGGCCGGCTAGAACCGCTCGGCGCTGGCGCCTCGTCGGTCGTCCTCGCGGCCGACGACGGCAAGCAGGTGGTGAGGCTCGGTGTCGGGGAGCTGGCGGCACGGCCGCGCATCCCCGAGGTGCTCCAACCGACTCAGAGCGGTACCGAAGGAGCGCTGCGCTACGAGATCCTGCCGCGCGCGGATACGCGGTCGGTGACGCCTCTGCACGTGGAGCAGATCGCAGCGATATTGCAGAACCACGGTTACCAGTGGCGCGACCAGGGCGTCGACAACCTCGGCGTGGTTGACGGGCGCGTTGTGGTGACCGATCCGGGCGGCGTCGAGCCGCTGCGCGCCGCCCGGGAATTGTCCGCTGCCGCTGGCCACGAGTCGCAATCCGCCAATCAGGCGCTGCTCGCCAAGATGCGGCAATCGCCGACGCTCGGCACGACCGATGCCGCGAGAGCGGAACCGGACGTTAGCGTGGCGCGCGCACCGCGCCGGCCGGACGTCGATCATGCACGCGATCGCGAGCGGGGCGAGGCGTTCGACACGCTCGGCCGCGACCAGGCGCTCGCGCGCTTCCCCGAGCTGGATGCCGCCTACCACCAACTCGCCGAGCGCACCGCCCTCTCGACCGAGCCCAGCGCCGAGCTGGCGCGGGCGGATCTGTCTGCGCAGATCCGCCGCGGCGACCTGCCGCGCGACGTGGTACCGGACGAACTCTCGCGACATGCCATCGGGCTCGCCGGCGCGCGTGAGAACCTGATTTTGCGCGAGGCCGGCGAACTGGAGCGCCCGTATCGGGGCGAGGTGATCGCGCAGTCGTCCAACCACGCGCTGCTCAAGATCGGCCAGACGATCGGCGTGGTGTACCCGCGCGAGCGCCTCTCGCGCGACCTCGAGGTAGGCGAGCGCGTGGCGATCCAGTATTCGGCCGACAGTGCGCTGCACCAGGTCAAGGCGCCCGACCAGCACGTCGAGCACGTCGGGCATGCCCACGAACAGCAACACTCGATCGAGCGATAG
- a CDS encoding phospholipase D family protein, with the protein MKLILVLILAGIAGYIILHDGSGNGLGGITSSVAHLADSLHGGPGGLSHSEGAPAGDRASVQFATSPDGQAEALVLSVIDSARSELDVAAYELTNRHIVSHLLARARAGVQVRVVLDRSQLDGRGSKLPELAAAGIPVRIDLAVPLMHDKFIVADRDTTQTGSMNYTQAGALHNAENVLVIWHHAAVAAAAFSAWTKLWDESQPYPGRQ; encoded by the coding sequence ATGAAGTTGATCCTCGTTCTCATCCTGGCCGGGATCGCCGGCTACATCATCCTGCACGACGGCTCGGGCAACGGCCTCGGCGGAATCACGTCGTCCGTCGCTCATCTTGCCGATTCGCTGCACGGCGGCCCCGGCGGTCTCTCCCATTCCGAGGGCGCGCCCGCCGGCGATCGTGCATCTGTCCAGTTCGCCACCTCGCCCGACGGCCAGGCAGAAGCCCTCGTGCTCAGCGTCATCGATAGCGCGCGGTCCGAGCTCGACGTCGCGGCGTACGAACTGACGAACCGCCACATCGTGAGCCACCTCCTGGCCCGCGCCCGCGCCGGCGTGCAGGTGCGCGTCGTTCTCGATCGCTCTCAGCTCGATGGCCGTGGCTCGAAGCTCCCCGAGCTCGCGGCCGCCGGCATTCCGGTCCGCATCGACCTCGCGGTGCCGCTCATGCATGACAAATTCATCGTGGCCGATCGCGATACCACGCAGACGGGCTCCATGAACTACACGCAGGCCGGCGCGTTGCACAACGCCGAGAACGTCCTTGTCATTTGGCATCACGCCGCGGTGGCCGCCGCGGCGTTCTCTGCGTGGACAAAGCTTTGGGACGAATCGCAACCGTACCCGGGCCGCCAATGA